In Mytilus edulis chromosome 8, xbMytEdul2.2, whole genome shotgun sequence, the genomic window GAAAGTGCAGGCAAGATTTTCGAAATCTAATTCCTGTATCTAATTTCATATGTTTCAGATATCTATATACCGATCATCTTCAGCTTGCCAAAGATTCTGTAATTGCTTTATTGTATGCTGCCAAAAAATATCAGATCGCAGGGTTAATCTCAAAATGTGAAACCTACCTACAAGATAACCTCGATGTCAGCAATGCATGTTCTCTTTTCAGTAATGCAAAAATTTTCACAATGGAAAAACTCAAaatcaatgcacttaaatttatATCCGAAAATGCGATCGAAGTGTTGAAAAATGATGATTTTCTCTTGCTCCCTTCAGAGGACTTAGTTGATATTCTTAAGCTTGATTCCCTGTGTGTACCAGAAATTGATGTATTCAGAGCTGTTCTTAAGTGGGTTGATAATGAATTGACCAAAAACAAAACCATAATCTCCGGGAAATCAAGAAGAGCTTATTTTCTTAAAGATGGTATTCTATTCACTATCGGAATCCCTCTACTTCCTCTGGAAGAATATACATCAGTTGTTATACCGAGTGGTGTTTTAACAGACGAGGAACAGCTGCAAAGTTTTAAGGCTATAACAATTCCCAATAATGCATCAACATGCggaaaattcagaaaatattCGAGAATAGGATGTAAGGTAACTGAGATTTCAATTGATGATATACTGTATGCAGGCAATCACTATCCTAAAATGAAAAATCAGTGGGTTAATTTACAATCAGAAACTTTATCGATGAGTGCAAACAGAAGAATTAAGATTAAATCAATCTCCATCAATCCACGATTTCAACAACACAAAATGCCGAATAATTGCAGATtgaattttaatatcaaaattgacACTGTTACTAATATTGAAAACGAAGACTTTGAAGAAGAGTATGATGGAAGCGATGTTTCAAAACCCAATGAGGAAGGCACAAACACGGTGAATGTTAATTTTGAAGGAAGAGTTTGCAAAGTTCCAATCGACAGACTTATTTCCGAAACAGAAAAGCTGGAATTGACAATCAGATCAACAGATGGATATTATAATAAAGGAGGGCCAGGCTCAATCAAACACACGATCGCGAGGTTACCATATGTAAATCCTAGGTTTAATGACATGATGTACCAACATAAGTTATCTCAACAAACAACTCTGTTTTTGTCATTGACAGACGGATATTTATTGGAAAGTTTTGAAGTGATAGAAATGTGCTGATAGAACAGACAGACATGTTTTTTTCGGGACTTAACCAAATGAATTTTGATAATTACATAATCCAAATGCATTCCTTACAATCATGAAATACTTGTTACTGTCAAATGTGTAGATTATCTGTTTACCACCATCTTGAATTGTACAAAAACAGTTGACAGTAGCTAGAGTTCCTTGCTTAAATCTTCCAATTATGGAGACGAATAGGTATTAAAGGGGTTAATTGGAATAAAGAAAATTAAGTGCTtccatttcctatcatgattttcttgataggggGTTActgctcaaaaggaagctattaaaccaagagttccaaatggtgaagttgaaatcatcccttcgtaaattttacggacgccatcacgagttggttgaccgttatggaataaccgtttcacaaatgatatcggatatgttccttacgacgtaactacaatccccttccctttcatgaatgtgacctaccgaattagactatttaccggatttataatcacataagcaacatgacgggtgccacatgtggagcaggatctgcttacccttccggagcacctgatatcacccctagtttttggtggggttcgtgttgtttattctttagttttttagtgtactattgtttttctgtttgtctttttcatttttagccatggcgttgtcagtttgttttagatctatgagtttgactgtcactttggtatctttcgtccctctcgtctcatattttatttttaaattctatctcatatttatatctttttattaacAGACAAagttttctgtatttttcataaaCAAACTATGCAAACTCTGGCCATTTTATAGCTTTGAAAATAACACGGTGATCTATActtcttattatatttttgataaggCATTAAAATATCTTCATTCTTGCAAAGTAAAAGACCATTTCATCTGATGAAATGTATACCATTGATCCATCTCAAGCAGATACAAAGTAGTCATTAAATGACACAAGGTTATCAGAAGTAAAGtctttttaaaaaggttatctttctattattttattgattttgaaagttCTTTCTTTCTAATCATTAGAATAATAAATTATACGTTTACAAAATTATGCATGGACACTATTGACCTTCAAACTATATCAGTACAATTAAAATCCACACTATGCTTCCACCTAATCAGATAGGCTAAAAGGAGACTTTATattcaatttgatatttattagAAAGAACACAATAGAGGcgtgatccaaatacagacaatgataatattaaaacaacatataaatgaaatataaatgcgtgtattagaccgttggttttctcgtttgaatggttttacactaggaattttggggccctttatagcttgttgttcggtgtgagccaaggctccgtgttgaaggccgtacattgacctataatggtttacattttttaaattgttatttggatggagagttgtctcattggcactcacaccacatcttcctatatctaataacaACAAGTCATAAGTAAACTCTATGGGTATCATAACATTCTAAGTATATTATACGAATACCATTACATTTTAAACTCATATTGATACAATGCATATCACGATTATtcttaattttcataattttacttAGAATACACAATCATCTATATAAGATATATCATTATATGCACACACTACTATAAAGGATAAATGTTATCTGATGAAGCAGTATGGTGGTCTCTCAAATCAAGAGCTTTttcaatatacatacaaatagattTTAGTTCTTTTTCagacatataatttaaaattttggtaaaattttcatccaaatactttgaattaatatcattgattttatatttagatctaattttgttatatttatataaaataaatctgTTTACATACCAATGAATCTGTACACTTCACTATGTTTCTGTTTTTGCGTGGTTTTTGTTCTAAATCTCATTTTTTTCCTGCCTACAAATATATGAACTGGTGTTTATATTTTCGTCTCTTACATTTAGACATGATCttatttgtatttctttaaagACATGTTTTTGCTGTCCTGTTTATGACTTCCAGTTTTACTCGTCCTTCTAAAGACTGGTTGAAAAAAAGCTTAGGAAAGATAATAAGAGGTGTTTTTTTCTATCTCCGGTAGTCTTCTTTATATGTCTACCGTACACCATTCTTGtcacaaaaaaatgttcaaaatcttaaattcaagTATTTTACTTCTTGAGAATGAATTGTCATTGTTTCTGTATAGCGGTCAATTACCAGTagagaaattaaatatatattattggaTAAAATACTAAAACTTTATAATTGTACGTCATAAAAGACATCATTTATGtggtacatttttgtttttcgttcattttttatataaataaggctgttagttttctcgtttgaattgttttacattgtcatatcgggccttttatagcttactatgcagtatgggcttttgggctttgctcattgtttaaggccgtacggtgaactacagttgttaatgtctgtgttatttttgtctcttgtagacagttgttttattggcaatcgtaccacatcttcttttttgtatcaTAGTTGGTtgcatattattatatataagttTATGTATTTATACTTGGTAACAGTGGAAGGACAACATAACGTCATTGTCTCTCTTGATTATCTGATATATGTattgttgacttttttttatctccatttttttttctctgtgtcTTCTCTTGATTTTTGAGTAAACGATCTTGATggccttatttttttttctctaatttttgcaATAATGATATTTACatgattatcatttaaaaaaaaataatattcattcatGTATATTGTTGTACTCTGCATTGAATGTATTCGTCTTGTCACTATGGAAATATGTTATACGAGTTGCTTCGTAAAGAAAGCAAAATTATGCAAGTGcaggtatacatgtacatgtacaagactTTAATTGATTTTGAAACATTTACATATGGAAAAGAATATGAATTTTCATCTGTTTTGTAGGGGATTTTCATATAGTTACATACTTTCCGGagggatttgttttctttcaatccgATAAAGGCTAACAGATGCATTGATGTGTGTTTGAGAAGAATTTAGAGTTCTCAATGCTCTGCAACTTTGTTCTTTATATgactctttttttattttattgattcgagtgtcactgataagtcttttgtagaaaaaaaaacgcaTAGTTGGCGTACAAAATTTACATCCTGGTATCGATGATGATTTGTTTTGTATAAGGTTGATagctatccgacgcagctcatatatcatgtatatgatatatattgCTGTCAAGACCTTACTGAAACTTACCTTATAAATGAACATACAGGGAGAAGGTACATATTAAaccgtttaatcccgctgcaccTGTTGTAGTAAGGAacttgatgttcagtagttgtcgtttgtagaCGTGATTCATAagtgattttcatttatcatattatataaataagaccattggttttcccgtttgaatgggtttCCACCAGTCATTTTGTGGCCATTTACAGCTTGCCGTTTGGTGTGAGACAGTGTTGAAGACCCTACTACGACCtataatgatttttcttttacaaattgtgactctgatgaagagttgtctcattggcactcataccacatcttctaatatctatacACATATATAACATTcccctgtttaaaaatttacaaaaataaatctcGAATCTTATTTAATGTCAAGAAAGTGATTGCTTTAGTAATTTACAAGTTTGATATCGTCATTTAAAACACCTCATTAAACGTAATTATCGCACGGCAGGTAATTGGTGAAACGCCGTCATGTGGTGACCCTTATAGATTAGGTTAGTAAATGGCATTAAAGGGTTGCGTGAGATCATATCTACTGGCAATTATTACCCCATCTTTTGAAGCTGTTGTATGCTATTTGACCACTACGCAACACAGAGGGTGAGTACAATCTATAGGGGATTCTGTCTTCGTCCTCACCACTATGGAGTGTACTTACCATTCAGGAATCCGTAATGGGTCATTAGCgaaacaaataacttataatattGACAAATATTACATTTCTCACATTATGTGATCTACATAGAAACTGACTTAAACAACAAATTCTATTTTGGGAATTTCAATTGGACATTCAAAACAAcaacattcaaataaataatatttcaacTCTTTCATCGAAACTACTTCGTGAACAGTCTAACATCTCTTTGAGTTCTTTTATTATATGAGTTGCAGGGTTTTTTTATGACTTCAATGTTTTACCcattaaacattttcaaaacatcATTTACGTAGTCTACTAGCAGGAATATCACACAATTATTTTTTATCGTCAAATATATGCACCGTAGAAAAACTGAATGCAGCCTCTATGACAAGGATAGAAGGATAGTATAACGTTTTCTCTATTTAAACGTTGGCTTTCAATAATGAAGTTAGTCTGTCCATTGAACTCTGGAAATAAGTTATCTTGATTAGTCACTGCACTGTATGTAACGTACATTTATCAATTACGTCTTGCATTGTTTATCTCTGTGAACAAACCTCATGTACACGTACATCAGGTTAAAACCAATGTACAGATAAAATCGATTTGAACGATAAGCTAGTGCTCATTACATGAAACTGGTTGCATACAGGTTTACAGTACGCCACGTTTGTTTTTAACACAGCCTAAGTGAGTACATGTTTTAGTTTGGCTTTAgggaatttaataaaatttatatttttgacagGTGGTCATCGTGTAATGGACATTCCATTTAGTTTACATTGTTGTATCTAATTAACCTGTTTtactttgataagtgtttggtatgaCTATAAATTATCACTTCTTTGTACTATGAGCAACaacattatttatgttttaaaaaaatatttcctttctcCATTTAAACGGAGTACTTTACAACAACATTATTCCATTTACctgtgtatatttttgtatttggcAACTTTTTGTTCAAgattattgttgttttttaaattgtttaatatcTCAAACCGATATactattgttttctttattttgttacCCCTTATTTTAtcgattttgtatttacattgtatcatagatcaaatttatccGTTCAGTGTATGTACACTTGTAATATGTCTTGATTGagtaaagccatttcaattgatatttaacgtttaaacccgctgcatttgtttgcacctgtcttaagtcaggaatctgatgttcagtagttctCTCGCTTTTTATATGACATTATACCGTTAGGTTTtcaatttgaatggttttacaatagtaattttgggaccctttatagcttgctgtttggtatgagccaaggctcagtgtttaAGACCGTACtatgacctattatggtttacttttacaaattgtgacttggatgggaatttgtctcattgtcactcataccacattctTTTATATCTATTAGTATATGGaagcaaaaataatcaaaaattagTGATCAATTTTTTTGATGCCTCAGGCTCATAAAGAAAgtacctgtcaaaaaaatgtgaCGAATAAAATTCTTTAGAGGTAAATTATAGCTGGTTTGGACGGACAATTTGATTGTAACTGATCGGCTTATTAAATTTTGTCCCTGGTCAGATGTTTTACTTCTCCATTCCTGTGCCGCTTGGTGTTGTTTTCAAAACCTTGATAGTTTTTAACCTATGATTTGGTAACCGTGACCTggaaactattttatttattaccagGTAAGCCCTCCTATCTTTGATATTCATTGTTGCTGGGACATACGGTTAAACATTATAAGGTTAACAAGCCAACGATTAATAGTTAAGTGATTGAATACAGTTGACTTGGCCATCACCTTTGGGATATAAGCATGGGCTTGgataaataaaaagttaattGTCAGATAAAGAGAAATGATTactatttttttgaaaaagtagCGCGCTTACAGATTCTGGAGCACCATGTACTTTATTACATTACAAATTTGATGAAAGCTTTTATGAGAACTTACTAAAATTATTAAATAGAAAGTTCGCCTTCATTCAGCAAACATATACTCTTCTGATTCTTAGGTTGGTTTTGAAACAGAAATAGTTGtccaaatatttgtttaaaatgtcACACGTATTTTACGTTGTTTCAGACATGAAAAGAAACTTTATCTTAGGTCTTGACTTGTTAGTCTGAAATAGAGAAAGGCTTTATTTTGATTGAGAAATGATACGAGTATGCCATTTAGAAAAGATTTTAATTTACTTAGTATGTCCGGCTTTCAAAAAGCAACATTCGAATATAATTTGTCAAGTTAAAGAAAacttttcaactttcaaattcaatttcaaatatttataaattgcaACTGTTACACGTGGCAAATTAAATGAGAAGTCGGGATTATTTTGAGAATAGAAAGTTTAAAATGATAATATCACAAGAAGAACGTTTGAATTGAACAGAGATACCGCAGTATGCATGATAAATACAGTCGTCATGGAggcaatttgttttttcttcagaAGAATTAAAAACTACTTAACTTTAAAATTTAGAGGCAGGGGATCATCCTCATGTTAAATTAAAACCGTAAAGAACACTTTTTTTATAAGAGAAAAATTTGTCGATATGGCAATCCATGAATTTTTTTATGCTAAAGTCTTTCCAAGTTCACAAGGTAGTTGCAGCAAACCAGCATGTTTCCTAAACTTGTCTCTAATACTCCTCTACGGATTGGTCATTTCCATTGACGACTTTCGTTTAAAGTATgaatatacgaaaaaaaaaactcttttataggagtatttttcaaatttagatcAATTAAATTCTGATCATTGTATTCAAAGTTGCTGTTTGCTGTAGACGATTGTGTCTGCTACCCTGTTacaaattttcatttatcaataatgCAAAATAGTAGCAGACCTCCAATTCTTATTAGTGAAGAAAATACACCAAACAAcggcaatgtttttttttaatttagtttttagACACAGTGGTACTACATTCACTAGATTTGCTTCAGCTTTTCATCTAACGCATATTCTAGTCGTGAAAGATAAATCGAATAAATTTATGaacagatgtttttatttttgcgtTCAATTATGAGTTTTTTTGTATTGTAGAATTCATCCTTATGGAATACAGCCAGAGTCAGTACGCAAGGCCAAGACCTGGCACGGTTTCCGAATCATTGGTAATTTGATGACTTAAGTATTCAAATTGTTAAGACAGTCCTTTCTTGTAGAATAAAGGTACTGtataagttattttatttttttgttacatcTCTCGCAGAAAACTCGACATAGGGACAATGATCTGTCGGTGGCGTTAACTCattaatcaaaagtttttattttaggTGGAAAACCTGTATGATTCATACTTTGTAAATGAATGCCTTATGTTAGGAAGTTTTCGTCTGTCCTTGACCTCTATTTCATGTTTAagtaaagattttttgtaatgtgtaTTTCTCGCTTATTGAGCAATacgataactatatttagtatgtgcgtaccttgctttgtctttatgcctgtcagacagttttcatctGACCTCGACCTGTTGTCATGGATCAGAAAACAAGGTTTAGTGTTTGtggttttagtttaaacatattttattgtacaaaacaaatgaaTTAGACAAAAGTTTTTCATCTTAGTTCGTTCTCTTCGTTGTATGGTGACATTCATATaatagatactataagcaatgggtctactatatttggtgtatcgaaTGAGTGTACGGTGTACATGTCCTACTTGGAGTAGTATCATCTGTCATTGACCTCAATTTGATTGTCTCTTGGATAAAgttaattcatttgattgtttgCCTTTGTAATACTAAACTTGGTGTGAGGAAATATTTTACGATGAACAATTCAGACAAAATGTactatttgaccttgacctcattttcacggttcattgttcaatatttagtttttatttgttAGTCTTAGTTTTTCTTA contains:
- the LOC139485259 gene encoding BTB/POZ domain-containing protein 2-like isoform X2 — protein: MADVFFSFQNEKTSRIPAHKMILALRSPVFKAMFYGSFSQSEGDISIEDISLNTFKRLMGYLYTDHLQLAKDSVIALLYAAKKYQIAGLISKCETYLQDNLDVSNACSLFSNAKIFTMEKLKINALKFISENAIEVLKNDDFLLLPSEDLVDILKLDSLCVPEIDVFRAVLKWVDNELTKNKTIISGKSRRAYFLKDGILFTIGIPLLPLEEYTSVVIPSGVLTDEEQLQSFKAITIPNNASTCGKFRKYSRIGCKVTEISIDDILYAGNHYPKMKNQWVNLQSETLSMSANRRIKIKSISINPRFQQHKMPNNCRLNFNIKIDTVTNIENEDFEEEYDGSDVSKPNEEGTNTVNVNFEGRVCKVPIDRLISETEKLELTIRSTDGYYNKGGPGSIKHTIARLPYVNPRFNDMMYQHKLSQQTTLFLSLTDGYLLESFEVIEMC
- the LOC139485259 gene encoding BTB/POZ domain-containing protein 2-like isoform X1, giving the protein MTSYRMTPTRNKRYDVDYGATYKRVDITIQESVETTADRLAKICLTDDMADVFFSFQNEKTSRIPAHKMILALRSPVFKAMFYGSFSQSEGDISIEDISLNTFKRLMGYLYTDHLQLAKDSVIALLYAAKKYQIAGLISKCETYLQDNLDVSNACSLFSNAKIFTMEKLKINALKFISENAIEVLKNDDFLLLPSEDLVDILKLDSLCVPEIDVFRAVLKWVDNELTKNKTIISGKSRRAYFLKDGILFTIGIPLLPLEEYTSVVIPSGVLTDEEQLQSFKAITIPNNASTCGKFRKYSRIGCKVTEISIDDILYAGNHYPKMKNQWVNLQSETLSMSANRRIKIKSISINPRFQQHKMPNNCRLNFNIKIDTVTNIENEDFEEEYDGSDVSKPNEEGTNTVNVNFEGRVCKVPIDRLISETEKLELTIRSTDGYYNKGGPGSIKHTIARLPYVNPRFNDMMYQHKLSQQTTLFLSLTDGYLLESFEVIEMC